One endosymbiont 'TC1' of Trimyema compressum genomic window, GGACATGACAGAATGGATCGTCGCTATAAAGAAATGGGTAAAGAGAAGGAGCATCGAATAAAAGTCTACACGCAGATGCCGGCTCGATTTGCTAAATCTATTGGTAATCCAGATGCTATTTTGTTTTTTACGAATACTGTTTCCCATAAAATGGTCAGAGTAGCCACGTCGGAAGTTAAAAAATTGAAAATACCAGTATTTAAAAG contains:
- a CDS encoding DUF2325 domain-containing protein, whose product is MSIVLIGGHDRMDRRYKEMGKEKEHRIKVYTQMPARFAKSIGNPDAILFFTNTVSHKMVRVATSEVKKLKIPVFKSHGSSADSLKNAIKILEDSLKGKKV